In Treponema denticola, one genomic interval encodes:
- a CDS encoding ankyrin repeat domain-containing protein: MITIGNIGRFESIPQILKDVLNENISALEEHLLNGWKLNKAIRVGKYTELSPLYFALIMRKFQSIKWLTEKGADLNAKEHPSFLLAVRYCNEEVIRFLVSHGAKIDVTNNVGSEAFLEAYYGKRFDNLSIIQELGHTAAKYGGQLLRHAVSDRNYKILEFLIEHGADINYNKSDMVYSDQSTPLCVAARYVDLEMCKFLVKHGADVTIAEKDGMRPYSIALEKGDEEMAEYFKSLEPPEFHQTQNKLDELKPYKLPKKIIEFLNSENLHFDLADSDFGYIEFFKLIDTIPFKFGRQKLLRLSRSLGDYSHIYIVWNPKTKKISSYDMEHEELIDLAGFDDFIENMTKYMNRILE, encoded by the coding sequence ATGATAACAATCGGAAACATCGGCAGATTTGAATCTATACCGCAAATTTTAAAAGATGTACTAAATGAAAATATTTCTGCATTGGAAGAACATCTATTAAACGGGTGGAAGCTTAACAAAGCTATCAGAGTCGGCAAATACACCGAACTCTCTCCTTTGTATTTTGCATTGATAATGAGAAAATTTCAATCTATAAAATGGCTGACGGAAAAAGGAGCAGACCTCAATGCAAAGGAGCATCCAAGTTTTCTTCTCGCAGTGAGATATTGTAATGAAGAGGTAATAAGGTTTCTTGTTTCCCATGGAGCAAAGATAGATGTAACGAACAACGTAGGTTCGGAAGCTTTTTTAGAAGCGTACTATGGTAAACGTTTTGATAATCTTTCGATTATACAAGAACTTGGGCATACCGCAGCTAAATACGGCGGACAGCTCTTGCGTCACGCAGTCTCTGACCGTAATTATAAAATTCTGGAATTTCTAATTGAACACGGAGCAGATATTAATTACAATAAGTCCGATATGGTATATTCCGATCAATCGACTCCGTTGTGTGTAGCTGCAAGATATGTTGATTTGGAAATGTGTAAATTTTTAGTGAAGCATGGAGCGGATGTTACGATTGCCGAAAAAGACGGAATGCGTCCATATAGCATAGCTTTGGAAAAAGGCGATGAGGAAATGGCAGAATATTTTAAATCATTAGAGCCGCCTGAGTTTCATCAAACACAAAATAAATTAGATGAATTAAAACCATATAAATTGCCAAAGAAAATAATTGAATTTTTAAATAGTGAAAACCTACACTTTGATTTAGCGGATTCCGACTTTGGATATATCGAGTTCTTCAAGCTGATTGATACTATTCCATTTAAATTCGGCAGACAAAAATTATTAAGACTTTCCCGCTCTCTCGGAGATTACAGTCATATTTATATTGTCTGGAATCCGAAAACAAAAAAGATTTCAAGCTATGATATGGAGCATGAAGAGCTCATCGATTTGGCAGGCTTTGATGATTTTATAGAAAATATGACAAAGTATATGAACCGGATTTTGGAATAA
- a CDS encoding ATP-binding protein — MYNDRLEILSHGGLPNGLTKKQFFAGISKPRNATLMRIFLTMGLTEHTGHGIPTIVEKYGKKVFEIESNYIRCIIPFEKEVMTVLTNKNVGLNKTEKRVIELLIEKPSYTSADLAEKIEVSKRTIERTFKTLQEKNIIERIGSKRDGKWIVVK; from the coding sequence ATGTATAACGACAGACTTGAAATATTGTCACACGGAGGTCTTCCAAACGGCTTAACTAAGAAACAATTTTTCGCGGGTATCAGTAAACCGAGGAATGCAACATTGATGAGGATTTTTCTAACTATGGGTCTGACAGAACATACGGGGCATGGAATCCCGACAATTGTTGAAAAGTATGGAAAAAAGGTTTTTGAAATTGAAAGTAACTATATCCGCTGCATAATTCCATTTGAAAAAGAAGTTATGACTGTGTTGACAAATAAAAATGTCGGTTTGAATAAAACAGAAAAAAGAGTAATTGAACTGTTAATAGAAAAACCAAGCTATACTTCCGCTGATCTTGCAGAAAAAATAGAAGTTTCCAAAAGAACAATTGAAAGGACTTTTAAAACTTTACAAGAAAAAAACATAATAGAAAGGATCGGTTCAAAACGTGACGGAAAATGGATTGTAGTAAAATAA
- a CDS encoding ATP-binding protein codes for MKEYRARIVDDMLKDKLESKGAVVIEGPKWCGKTTTAMQVAGSILRMDEPSKRETNIQMSEIDPGRLLKGKAPRLIDEWQIAPKLWDAARYEVDTRGEEGQFILTGSAVPIESREITHSGTGRFTWLMMRPMSLFESGDSTGEVSLNQLFENPNVIDGMNNLSIEKLAFLICRGGWPYAVGMKEKPALLQAEDYYEAVIKSDINRADGVSKNPERVKRLMRSFARNQGTQISNTMLRDDIISNDTESLNEDTIASYINALKNIFVVEDMPSWNPNLRSKTSIRTSDTRYYVDPSIAVAALGIGPKDLTNDLNTMGLLFETLCVRDLRVYAESIGGNVLHYRDKSGLECDTVIHLKNGRYGLAEIKLGGQKFIEDAAENLKSLSNKIDTSKMPAPSFLMIVIGIGEFAYKREDGIFIVPIGCLKN; via the coding sequence ATGAAAGAATATAGAGCCCGCATAGTAGACGATATGTTAAAAGACAAACTTGAGTCAAAAGGAGCTGTTGTTATTGAAGGCCCTAAATGGTGCGGAAAAACCACAACAGCAATGCAAGTCGCAGGCAGTATATTGAGAATGGATGAACCAAGCAAAAGAGAAACAAATATCCAAATGTCTGAAATAGACCCCGGAAGATTGCTAAAAGGTAAGGCCCCAAGACTTATTGACGAATGGCAGATAGCACCAAAGCTATGGGATGCAGCAAGATATGAGGTTGATACAAGAGGTGAAGAAGGACAATTTATACTTACAGGTTCGGCAGTACCGATAGAATCAAGGGAAATAACTCATTCGGGAACAGGACGCTTTACATGGTTAATGATGAGACCCATGTCTTTATTTGAATCAGGAGATTCAACAGGAGAAGTAAGTTTAAATCAACTTTTTGAAAATCCTAATGTGATAGACGGTATGAATAATTTAAGTATAGAAAAATTGGCTTTTTTAATTTGCAGAGGAGGGTGGCCTTATGCCGTTGGAATGAAGGAAAAACCGGCATTACTCCAAGCTGAAGATTACTATGAAGCAGTCATAAAATCCGATATTAATAGAGCTGATGGTGTGAGTAAAAATCCGGAAAGAGTAAAAAGATTGATGAGGTCTTTTGCAAGAAATCAAGGAACACAAATTTCCAACACTATGCTGAGGGATGATATAATTTCAAATGATACGGAATCTTTAAATGAAGACACTATTGCATCCTATATTAACGCACTAAAAAATATTTTTGTGGTCGAAGATATGCCTTCGTGGAATCCTAATTTAAGATCAAAAACATCAATCAGAACTTCCGATACAAGATACTATGTAGATCCTTCAATAGCGGTCGCCGCTCTTGGAATTGGACCAAAAGATTTGACTAATGATTTAAACACAATGGGGCTGCTATTTGAAACGCTGTGTGTAAGAGATCTTCGAGTATATGCAGAAAGTATTGGAGGTAATGTTTTACATTATAGGGATAAATCAGGTTTGGAATGTGATACGGTAATTCATCTAAAAAACGGCAGATATGGTTTAGCAGAAATTAAACTGGGCGGCCAAAAATTTATTGAAGATGCAGCGGAAAACTTAAAATCGTTGTCAAATAAAATTGATACATCAAAAATGCCTGCTCCTTCTTTTTTGATGATAGTTATTGGAATAGGCGAGTTTGCATATAAACGAGAAGATGGTATTTTTATAGTACCTATAGGATGTTTGAAAAATTAA
- a CDS encoding BRO family protein: protein MDNEVKLFEDNKIRSVWDNEKEEWYFSVVDVVGALTDSPNPNNYWKVLKKRLKDEGNELVTICNQLKMKSPKDGKMYKTDTADMQGIFRIIQSIPSPKAEPFKMWLAEVGKERVDEIIDPELTIDRALETYLKKGYTREWINQRLQAIQVRKELTDTWQDHGVKEGREYAILTNEISKAWSGMTVRQYKDFKNLKKESLRDNMSTLELVLNMLAEATVTELTNTTNPKGLEENKKTARRGGSIAGNTRKEIEKETGKPVINSKNAIDFSRLIDGVVKDKTKN from the coding sequence GTGGATAACGAAGTAAAGTTATTTGAAGATAATAAAATACGCTCCGTTTGGGATAACGAAAAAGAAGAGTGGTATTTTAGTGTTGTGGATGTTGTGGGAGCCTTAACGGACAGCCCTAATCCCAATAATTATTGGAAAGTTTTAAAAAAAAGGTTGAAAGATGAAGGAAATGAGTTGGTTACAATCTGTAACCAACTGAAAATGAAATCTCCCAAAGATGGGAAAATGTATAAAACCGATACAGCCGATATGCAAGGCATATTTAGGATTATACAATCTATTCCGTCACCTAAGGCAGAGCCCTTTAAGATGTGGCTCGCCGAGGTGGGAAAAGAAAGAGTTGATGAAATCATAGATCCGGAATTGACAATTGATAGAGCTTTAGAAACCTATCTTAAAAAAGGCTATACTAGGGAATGGATAAATCAGCGCCTGCAAGCTATTCAGGTAAGAAAGGAACTTACCGATACATGGCAAGACCATGGCGTAAAAGAAGGCAGGGAATATGCTATTTTGACAAACGAAATATCTAAAGCATGGAGCGGTATGACCGTTAGACAATATAAGGATTTTAAGAACCTCAAAAAAGAAAGCCTAAGAGACAATATGTCGACACTTGAGCTTGTTCTTAATATGCTTGCAGAGGCTACCGTTACTGAATTAACCAATACTACTAATCCTAAGGGGCTTGAAGAAAATAAAAAAACGGCACGGCGCGGCGGAAGCATCGCAGGAAATACACGAAAAGAAATAGAAAAAGAAACCGGAAAACCCGTAATTAATTCAAAAAACGCAATAGATTTTTCACGCCTTATAGACGGCGTGGTAAAAGATAAAACTAAAAATTAA
- a CDS encoding efflux RND transporter periplasmic adaptor subunit, with product MKKKKLSWKMKFLIGSSIALLVIIACLVGAKTLIDASKKDNTVYTVKKETYENVIEIAGTVDAAQQQTLKALSAGTVLGVYVQKGDKVKEGDIIIQLDDTEQEYNLAKLDYSMASSRVSGSQMELALQKKQRLSLLQKIEDRKVKATFDGIIANLNVSVGDSLEAKDSVGVLVNVDYLTAEVEIAEKDVSKLKTNQKVEFTFPAYEGTVEGYVVNWPAIGEVTSRGATVVKVKIRIDEYPEEILPNFSFTGKIRITDPVENLIVESYAVANENGQAYVQLASTGEKISVKVSSYGNGYVKIEEGLSGGEVLKAQSSPKNSGGSRNRPGGSSGSRSSSGGAPGGGGAPMGGPPPM from the coding sequence ATGAAGAAAAAAAAGCTTTCTTGGAAAATGAAATTCTTAATCGGAAGCAGTATAGCGTTGCTGGTAATTATTGCATGTCTTGTCGGCGCAAAAACGCTTATCGATGCGTCTAAAAAAGATAACACCGTTTACACGGTAAAAAAAGAAACCTACGAAAATGTAATTGAAATTGCCGGTACTGTAGATGCTGCACAGCAGCAAACTCTGAAGGCTTTAAGTGCCGGCACCGTTTTGGGCGTTTATGTACAAAAAGGTGATAAGGTAAAAGAAGGTGATATTATTATTCAGCTTGATGATACGGAACAGGAATATAATCTTGCAAAGCTAGATTACAGCATGGCATCTTCAAGGGTTTCCGGCTCACAAATGGAGCTGGCACTGCAAAAAAAACAGCGTCTGTCGCTTTTGCAAAAAATAGAAGACCGCAAAGTAAAGGCCACATTCGACGGCATTATTGCTAACTTAAATGTTTCCGTGGGCGATTCGCTTGAAGCAAAAGATTCGGTCGGAGTACTGGTAAATGTCGATTATCTTACTGCAGAAGTTGAAATTGCTGAAAAAGACGTTTCGAAATTGAAGACAAACCAAAAGGTCGAATTTACCTTTCCGGCATACGAAGGTACGGTAGAAGGTTATGTGGTAAACTGGCCGGCAATCGGTGAAGTTACTAGCCGGGGTGCCACGGTTGTAAAGGTTAAAATCCGCATAGACGAATATCCTGAAGAGATCCTTCCCAACTTTTCGTTTACGGGAAAAATCCGAATTACTGATCCTGTCGAGAATCTTATCGTAGAATCTTATGCGGTTGCAAACGAAAATGGGCAGGCCTATGTGCAGCTTGCTTCGACAGGTGAAAAAATTAGCGTAAAGGTTTCTTCATATGGAAACGGATACGTAAAAATTGAAGAAGGGCTTTCCGGAGGAGAAGTTTTAAAAGCGCAAAGTTCTCCGAAAAATTCGGGCGGTTCACGTAACAGACCCGGCGGTTCCTCCGGCAGCAGGAGCTCTTCGGGCGGAGCTCCCGGAGGAGGCGGAGCACCAATGGGCGGCCCGCCTCCGATGTAA
- a CDS encoding GNAT family N-acetyltransferase, whose translation MLHLEKVNGKNIWDILKLRVSKTQKSFVAANDISIIEAYITITANGYAFPFGIYDNETPVGFLMIGFDVHDYWIDAPKIAKGNYNLWRLMIDKAYQNNGFGKEAVKLALDFIKTFPCGKAEYCWLSYEPENQVARKLYSSFGFVETGDMDGEELIAALKL comes from the coding sequence ATGCTTCATTTGGAAAAAGTAAACGGGAAAAACATTTGGGATATTCTGAAACTGCGGGTATCGAAAACACAGAAAAGCTTTGTTGCTGCCAACGATATAAGCATCATTGAAGCCTACATTACAATCACCGCAAATGGTTATGCATTTCCATTCGGGATATATGACAATGAAACACCGGTCGGATTTTTGATGATCGGTTTTGATGTTCATGACTATTGGATTGACGCACCTAAAATAGCAAAAGGAAATTATAATCTTTGGCGCTTGATGATTGATAAAGCGTATCAAAACAATGGATTTGGAAAAGAAGCAGTTAAATTGGCTCTAGATTTTATTAAGACTTTTCCTTGCGGAAAAGCTGAATATTGTTGGTTGTCTTATGAACCTGAAAATCAAGTTGCGCGTAAACTATATAGCTCATTCGGTTTTGTTGAAACAGGAGATATGGATGGAGAAGAACTTATCGCAGCGTTAAAGCTATGA
- a CDS encoding ABC transporter ATP-binding protein: protein MGETIIRMENVTKLYEMGESVVHALRGISFSIDQGEFVSIMGPSGSGKSTCMNMIGCLDRPTSGILEIGGKETAKMTEKELAMLRNKTIGFVFQQYHLLPSMTVLENVMLPLRYQGVERARRIALAKEALELVDMCNRLSHRPNELSGGQKQRVAIARAMVTKPHIILADEPTGALDSKTGAQVLNLFKKINESGTTIVIVTHDPGIGASTDRCIKIFDGNIQSDEHQVPIMPFSEVSDESDEKE, encoded by the coding sequence ATGGGTGAAACTATTATCCGTATGGAAAACGTTACAAAATTATATGAAATGGGTGAAAGCGTCGTACATGCCCTACGCGGCATAAGCTTCAGTATAGATCAGGGAGAATTTGTTTCGATAATGGGACCCTCCGGTTCCGGAAAGTCTACCTGCATGAATATGATAGGCTGTCTTGACCGGCCGACAAGCGGTATATTGGAAATCGGCGGTAAAGAAACGGCAAAGATGACTGAAAAAGAACTTGCCATGCTGCGTAATAAAACGATCGGCTTTGTGTTTCAGCAGTACCATTTGCTTCCGAGCATGACGGTTTTAGAAAATGTTATGCTTCCTCTGCGTTATCAGGGTGTTGAAAGAGCAAGACGCATTGCACTTGCAAAAGAAGCTTTGGAGCTTGTCGATATGTGCAATAGGCTTTCTCACAGGCCTAACGAACTTTCCGGCGGGCAAAAGCAGCGTGTTGCCATTGCACGAGCAATGGTAACAAAACCGCATATTATCTTGGCCGACGAGCCGACCGGTGCTTTGGATAGTAAAACAGGTGCTCAGGTTCTTAACCTCTTTAAAAAGATAAATGAAAGCGGAACTACAATTGTCATTGTTACCCACGATCCGGGAATTGGAGCTAGTACTGATCGGTGCATAAAGATTTTTGACGGAAATATTCAGTCTGATGAACATCAGGTTCCCATTATGCCTTTTAGTGAAGTATCGGATGAATCGGACGAAAAGGAATAA
- a CDS encoding DUF4261 domain-containing protein, with the protein MKEKKSNGEDKILKQDMSQTADRPGMVFMIHLLMEEKCEMPEKEHIHKIMCEHLGETDCFCYDGNMAGFAPQKYSVHYEKEKLNVPPQLIIMNCSEIEKPIMDDVSATQLWNCPNGSEILETCKYQVMATDMLAAGLDYKERAEMLVNYVEALVNIYPSCKAVVFEISKKMLTREDILNCTLPKEMRFLHYAVNIRFFNIQGTNDMLVDSLGMSTLFLPDVQYHFHGLNPNDVVNHAYNVLSYIYDNDNPIEDGNTIAGITDGNMNSDIKWKVQYENSLIQPIREVIDINMGEYASGNR; encoded by the coding sequence ATGAAAGAAAAAAAATCAAATGGAGAAGACAAGATTCTCAAACAGGATATGAGTCAAACTGCCGACCGTCCGGGTATGGTTTTTATGATTCATTTACTTATGGAAGAAAAATGTGAAATGCCCGAAAAAGAGCATATACATAAAATTATGTGTGAACATTTAGGCGAAACGGATTGTTTTTGTTATGACGGTAATATGGCGGGTTTTGCTCCCCAAAAATATTCCGTGCACTATGAAAAGGAAAAACTAAATGTGCCTCCGCAGCTCATTATTATGAACTGTTCTGAAATTGAAAAACCGATTATGGATGATGTTTCAGCTACACAATTATGGAATTGCCCGAACGGCAGCGAAATTCTGGAAACTTGTAAATATCAAGTAATGGCAACGGATATGTTGGCTGCCGGTTTAGATTATAAAGAAAGAGCGGAAATGCTGGTAAATTATGTTGAAGCATTAGTAAACATATATCCGTCTTGCAAAGCAGTAGTTTTCGAAATATCTAAAAAAATGCTGACGAGAGAAGATATTCTAAACTGCACATTGCCCAAAGAAATGCGCTTCCTCCATTATGCAGTCAATATCCGTTTTTTTAATATTCAAGGAACAAACGATATGCTGGTCGATTCACTCGGTATGAGCACCTTATTTTTACCTGATGTTCAATATCATTTTCACGGCTTGAACCCGAATGACGTTGTAAACCACGCATATAATGTTTTATCCTACATTTATGATAATGATAATCCGATAGAAGACGGAAATACAATAGCAGGCATTACGGACGGCAATATGAATTCAGATATAAAATGGAAAGTGCAATACGAAAATTCCCTCATACAGCCGATAAGAGAAGTCATAGACATTAATATGGGCGAATACGCTTCGGGAAACAGGTAA
- a CDS encoding DUF6630 family protein → MNGKNIGRTVSWVYYKDEKLIGGSAFDIQLFRQILENNAKFSSQAQEMMETQIKAQNIYDCISLKSSKYTNRFYENGGHRAFIPESICMVDYCEDEIFAVVRIGDRCEIVSYDYDITGEAGQEWFNFIGKNKPIFDKKNIENIKTVLTQYGQLQIKILEEEDRRIWEEKGKLACRNKSLPADTEQTFLSLCKLLGISPQKAKKIYHTALEQEDICVSLINDFIDLNYLAMFDWKADVGDIVYGYNLLAKKIKANMLHLDKDTEFEPPEVFRRLAAMSDKVLYLIDTNSDCYILGLSDKENREKIINAYKQLFSLLQSENTIEIVNTL, encoded by the coding sequence ATGAACGGAAAAAATATCGGCCGAACTGTATCGTGGGTGTACTACAAAGACGAAAAACTCATAGGCGGGTCGGCATTTGATATACAACTCTTTCGGCAGATATTGGAAAACAACGCAAAGTTTTCGAGTCAAGCTCAAGAAATGATGGAGACACAAATTAAAGCACAAAATATTTATGATTGTATTTCACTCAAAAGCTCAAAATACACCAATCGCTTTTACGAAAATGGCGGGCACAGAGCATTTATACCCGAAAGTATCTGTATGGTTGATTATTGTGAAGATGAGATCTTTGCCGTTGTGAGAATCGGAGATCGTTGTGAAATTGTTTCTTATGATTATGACATCACAGGCGAGGCAGGACAAGAGTGGTTCAATTTTATAGGGAAGAACAAGCCTATTTTTGATAAAAAAAACATTGAGAATATAAAAACGGTTTTAACACAATACGGACAACTGCAAATAAAAATACTTGAAGAAGAAGACAGACGTATTTGGGAGGAAAAAGGAAAACTTGCTTGCCGGAACAAAAGCTTACCTGCCGATACGGAACAAACTTTTTTATCGCTTTGCAAATTACTCGGCATATCTCCGCAAAAAGCCAAGAAAATATATCATACAGCATTGGAGCAAGAAGATATTTGTGTCTCTTTGATAAACGATTTTATAGATTTGAACTATTTGGCAATGTTCGATTGGAAGGCGGATGTGGGAGATATTGTATACGGTTACAATCTATTAGCAAAAAAGATAAAAGCGAATATGCTTCACTTGGATAAAGATACGGAATTTGAACCGCCGGAAGTTTTCCGTAGGCTTGCTGCGATGAGTGACAAGGTATTATATCTTATCGACACAAATAGCGATTGCTACATTTTAGGTTTGTCAGATAAAGAAAATAGAGAAAAAATCATAAATGCTTATAAACAACTGTTCAGCCTGCTTCAATCTGAGAATACGATTGAAATTGTGAACACTCTGTAA
- a CDS encoding DUF6892 domain-containing protein has protein sequence MSIIKSKESNKQDKQPAMPQQKLHINLTKNGLYINDEFIENLSIDILAEKFGEYRKVLRKPPDGTVSKDDLEEIYIWDNMGIKSFVSKGRISELDIRICEDKEWEKKVKFSFFDVNPKQVFPGIFTINGKTILEAIPQKTLREAYIFLEMKVGNWKINCSLSSKLNSVLDAISFQERLRKSKTDEIADLVRAEPEPIRDISFWYKPPRVSSGKWKQPKAEGKVLTFTNFNFKLAVIQELMYEQELLKPKFDVYDFCNDYAKKEIDPDDYYDKMIPEVKSWFQQLEIPAELAPKVTQLFLDGGNEINMQLIPQWDGEDNLFDIKSISDEELAQFPNLKLIDGTVIYISEKAKKKLIEKGINIAE, from the coding sequence ATGAGTATTATAAAAAGCAAGGAATCGAACAAACAGGATAAACAACCGGCCATGCCGCAACAGAAACTTCATATCAATTTAACTAAAAACGGTTTGTATATTAATGATGAGTTTATTGAAAACCTATCAATAGATATTCTTGCGGAGAAATTCGGTGAATATAGAAAAGTATTGCGTAAGCCGCCTGATGGAACAGTAAGTAAAGATGATTTAGAGGAAATATATATCTGGGATAATATGGGAATAAAAAGTTTTGTTTCCAAAGGACGTATCAGCGAACTAGACATAAGAATATGTGAAGATAAGGAATGGGAGAAAAAAGTAAAATTTTCGTTTTTCGATGTAAATCCCAAGCAGGTGTTTCCCGGGATTTTTACGATAAACGGTAAAACTATTTTGGAAGCTATACCTCAAAAAACATTGAGAGAAGCTTATATATTTTTAGAAATGAAAGTGGGAAACTGGAAAATAAATTGCTCATTGTCGAGCAAATTAAACTCGGTTCTGGACGCAATATCTTTTCAGGAGCGTTTGAGAAAATCAAAAACCGATGAGATAGCCGATTTGGTACGTGCCGAACCTGAACCTATACGGGATATAAGTTTTTGGTATAAACCGCCGAGGGTGTCAAGCGGTAAATGGAAACAGCCAAAGGCAGAAGGTAAAGTACTGACATTTACAAACTTCAATTTTAAACTTGCTGTTATCCAAGAGTTGATGTATGAACAAGAACTGCTTAAACCGAAATTTGATGTATATGATTTTTGTAATGATTATGCAAAAAAAGAAATAGATCCCGATGATTACTACGATAAAATGATACCTGAAGTAAAAAGCTGGTTTCAGCAATTGGAAATTCCTGCTGAATTGGCTCCAAAGGTAACACAGCTGTTTCTTGATGGCGGAAATGAAATTAATATGCAGCTTATTCCGCAATGGGATGGCGAAGATAATTTATTTGATATTAAATCTATTTCTGATGAGGAGTTGGCACAGTTTCCAAACTTAAAACTTATTGACGGCACAGTTATTTATATTTCTGAAAAAGCAAAGAAAAAACTTATCGAGAAAGGAATTAATATTGCAGAATAA
- a CDS encoding ABC transporter permease produces the protein MFEDFTNALQNFRRQKTRTILSLLGVIIGVASVIVITSMGSSSTQEIKNTFGTSGLDVVSISSGFMRRGASSASINFNETFRKDLFDNVNHIKKIWYKNSLNVSLSYGETSSTTNCTAIEQGYLEMYGIQLESGRFFTVTEDYYGMQKIILGKTIADALFPSGDAVGKYILAASNNISFSFEVIGVLKEQTSGMEQTSNGAYIPRGFYAKKIVPNPSASTVIVQAESSEYATELASSLEEYCAELSGSTYSVNVMSMQTMIDQMNEIMTTMSVMLSAIAAISLLVGGIGIMNIMIVTVTERRQEIGIRKALGASPADIRRQFLVESAAITLIGGISGILTGIAISIAVEYVRGQSFIVSTGACAISFVFSVFVGIFFGMNPASRAAKLDPVLALAGE, from the coding sequence ATGTTTGAAGATTTTACTAACGCTCTCCAGAATTTTAGAAGGCAAAAAACGCGCACGATTCTTTCATTGCTCGGTGTTATTATCGGCGTCGCTTCGGTAATCGTTATTACCAGCATGGGAAGCAGTTCCACTCAAGAAATAAAAAACACCTTTGGAACATCAGGTCTCGATGTCGTAAGCATTTCATCCGGTTTTATGCGCCGAGGGGCAAGTTCCGCTTCGATTAACTTCAACGAAACATTTAGAAAGGATCTTTTTGATAACGTAAATCACATAAAAAAAATTTGGTATAAAAATTCTCTGAATGTATCGCTATCCTATGGCGAGACAAGCTCGACAACAAATTGTACTGCTATAGAACAAGGATATCTTGAAATGTACGGAATACAGCTTGAATCGGGAAGATTTTTTACGGTTACGGAAGATTATTACGGTATGCAAAAAATCATTCTCGGTAAAACGATTGCAGATGCCCTTTTCCCTTCAGGAGATGCCGTCGGCAAATATATTCTTGCAGCATCTAATAATATTTCCTTCAGTTTTGAAGTGATAGGCGTATTAAAAGAGCAAACATCCGGTATGGAACAGACGAGTAATGGGGCCTATATTCCGCGCGGATTTTATGCAAAAAAAATCGTGCCGAACCCAAGCGCCTCTACTGTCATAGTTCAGGCCGAAAGTTCCGAATATGCTACCGAACTTGCAAGCTCATTAGAGGAGTACTGCGCCGAATTAAGCGGCTCTACATACTCGGTAAACGTTATGTCTATGCAAACAATGATCGATCAGATGAACGAAATAATGACTACTATGAGCGTCATGCTCAGTGCTATTGCTGCAATTTCACTGCTCGTAGGAGGAATAGGTATAATGAACATTATGATTGTTACGGTTACAGAGCGGCGTCAGGAAATCGGCATACGAAAAGCTCTTGGTGCAAGTCCTGCAGACATAAGGCGGCAGTTTCTTGTAGAGTCCGCGGCAATTACACTCATCGGAGGAATATCGGGAATACTTACCGGCATCGCAATAAGCATAGCCGTAGAATACGTAAGGGGCCAATCATTCATCGTAAGCACGGGAGCATGCGCTATCTCATTTGTGTTTTCGGTGTTTGTGGGAATTTTTTTCGGCATGAATCCGGCTTCAAGAGCTGCAAAGCTCGATCCTGTTCTGGCTTTGGCCGGCGAATAA